The following coding sequences lie in one Mucilaginibacter sp. KACC 22773 genomic window:
- a CDS encoding alpha/beta fold hydrolase produces the protein MKIRTTMKQLLVTLLFSALIANVFAAVTPANPPSNFKHQYATVNNVKIHYVIGGKGEPLLLIHGFGQNWYMWNRLLPELSKHYTVIAPDMRGVGESGKPAGGYDKKNMAVDMHELMKKLGYQRINLAGHDIGLMVAYAYAAQYPGDVKKLVLMDALLPGIEPVWSQVKAQAWWFGFFAQPHAGELVSGKVRVFFTDFWPVVGFQKNAFTKGETAEFIRAYSVPGATTGAFHWFGYFNQDGKDNVEFAKKKLPMPVLAMGSDHFAGAFLATHISLVATNVQESVIKDSGHWVVQENTPQVQKDLLAFLMK, from the coding sequence ATGAAAATCAGAACAACAATGAAACAGCTATTGGTTACCCTGCTGTTCTCGGCTTTAATTGCCAATGTTTTCGCGGCGGTTACTCCGGCTAACCCTCCGTCAAATTTTAAGCATCAGTATGCGACCGTAAACAATGTGAAGATCCATTACGTGATTGGCGGAAAGGGTGAGCCTTTGCTGCTGATACACGGCTTTGGCCAAAACTGGTATATGTGGAACAGGCTGCTGCCCGAGTTATCAAAACACTATACCGTTATCGCACCCGATATGCGCGGCGTTGGTGAATCGGGTAAGCCAGCCGGTGGTTACGATAAAAAGAATATGGCAGTGGATATGCATGAACTGATGAAAAAATTGGGCTATCAGCGTATTAACCTCGCCGGTCATGACATCGGATTGATGGTGGCTTATGCTTATGCAGCCCAGTATCCAGGTGATGTAAAAAAACTGGTTTTGATGGATGCATTGTTACCCGGCATTGAGCCTGTTTGGAGCCAGGTTAAAGCCCAGGCCTGGTGGTTTGGTTTTTTTGCACAGCCGCATGCGGGAGAATTGGTTTCCGGTAAAGTCCGCGTATTTTTTACCGACTTCTGGCCCGTTGTAGGTTTTCAAAAAAACGCTTTTACCAAGGGAGAGACTGCTGAATTTATCAGGGCTTATTCTGTACCCGGCGCTACCACCGGTGCATTCCATTGGTTTGGGTATTTTAACCAGGACGGCAAAGACAATGTTGAATTTGCCAAGAAAAAACTGCCGATGCCTGTGCTGGCTATGGGTTCAGATCATTTTGCCGGAGCATTCCTGGCAACACACATCAGCTTGGTGGCTACTAACGTGCAGGAATCTGTCATCAAAGATTCGG